From a single Maylandia zebra isolate NMK-2024a linkage group LG3, Mzebra_GT3a, whole genome shotgun sequence genomic region:
- the LOC112432761 gene encoding butyrophilin-like protein 2, with protein sequence MWALRQTHCMQIICVYVSSVSQHAPAVVVEVNEGERSVLLPCQYSGFIPEDDPTVMWTRSDLDPKSVHLRREGGDDLTGQNQRYSGRTSMRSDALDTLDFSLTLRKPTKTDSGNYTCSISDEREELRLRDIQLQVKDHQVEVEVEEGSESVILPCKTTADLPQDTRVEWTHSDPELMVVHVYPNKSNHLDDQDSFYRDRTKMNEDLLRTGDLSLTLKNPTKRDSGGYICTIYRDKDILRHKVVLQVKEPFPSWATALLVLLVLLVISGGLIYYFRHYFMSVPWVGVDSGVESVQLTLKTTVCLPKDAKVEWKDANNRKVHVYENGSDQPEEQDDKYKNRTKMKRNLLEPGDLSLTLKHPTDGDNSTYTCTVYSREGNIMMEKQVELKVRVS encoded by the exons ATGTGGGCTCTGAGACAAACCCACTGCATGCAGAtaatttgtgtttatgtgtcctcagtttcccagcatgccccggctgtggtggtggaggtgaatgagggggaaagATCTGTCCTGCTTCCCTGTCAGTACTCAGGTTTTATACCTGAAGATGACCCCACAGTGATGTGGACTCGCTCTGATCTTGATCCCAAATCTGTCCATCTACGACGAGAAGGAGGAGACGATCTTACAGGGCAAAACCAGCGTTACAGCGGGCGCACATCAATGAGGTCTGATGCTCTGGACACTTtagacttcagcctcactctgagaaaaccAACAAAGACTGACAGTggcaactacacctgctccatcagtgatGAGAGAGAAGAACTGCGACTGAGAGAtatacagctgcaggtcaaag ACCaccaggtggaggtggaggtggaggaaggcTCAGAGTCTGTCATTCTGCCCTGCAAAACTACAGCTGACCTGCCTCAGGACACGAGAGTGGAGTGGACTCACTCTGACCCTGAACTGATGGTGGTTCATGTGTATCCAAACAAAAGTAACCACCTGGATGACCAGGACAGTTTTTACAGAGACCGAACAAAGATGAACGAAGACCTGCTgagaactggagacctcagtctgaccctgaaaaacCCCACAAAGAGAGACAGTGGAGGATACATCTGCACCATCTACAGGGACAAAGACATCCTGAGACACAAAGTagtgctgcaggtcaaag aaccaTTTCCATCCTGGGCCACAGCTCTCCTGGTTCTCCTGGTTCTTCTTGTTATTTCTGGAGGTCTCATATATTATTTCCGGCACTATTTCATGTCAG tccCCTGGGTGGGGGTGGAttcaggggtggagtctgtccagctgACCTTAAAAACCACAGTTTGTCTGCCTAAAGATGCTAAAGTGGAGTGGAAGGATGCAAACAACAGGAAGGTCCACGTGTATgagaacggctctgaccagcctgaaGAACAGGACGATAAATACAAGAACCGAACAAAGATGAAGAGAAACTTGCTGGAacctggagacctcagtctgaccctgaaacaccccacagatggagacaactccacctacacctgcaccgtctACAGCAGGGAGGGAAACATCATGATGGAGAAACAAGTGGAGctgaaagtcagag TGTCTTAA